The Pseudochaenichthys georgianus chromosome 24, fPseGeo1.2, whole genome shotgun sequence genome includes a region encoding these proteins:
- the LOC117440106 gene encoding thyroxine 5-deiodinase-like — protein MMHDSGGVQMARVLKHATLCLMLLPRFLVAAVMLWLLDFLCIRKKVLLKMGAKQDSPDDPPVCVSDSNRMFTLESLRAVWYGQKLDFLKSAHLGRAAPNTEVLMVQERRQVRILDCMKGKRPLILNFGSCSUPPFMTRLSAFQRVVSQYADIADFLVVYIEEAHPSDGWVSSDAPYQIPKHRCLEDRLRAAQLMLAEVPGSNVVVDNMDNESNAAYGAYFERLYIVMDERVVYQGGRGPEGYRISELRNWLEQYRNDRMNSHTAVLHV, from the coding sequence ATGATGCACGACTCCGGAGGTGTCCAAATGGCGAGGGTGTTGAAGCATGCCACCCTATGCCTGATGCTGCTGCCCCGGTTCCTGGTGGCCGCCGTCATGCTGTGGCTGCTGGATTTCTTGTGTATAAGGAAAAAAGTGCTGCTGAAAATGGGAGCGAAGCAGGACAGCCCTGACGACCCGCCGGTGTGCGTGTCTGACTCCAACAGGATGTTCACCTTGGAGTCGCTCAGAGCCGTTTGGTACGGACAGAAATTGGACTTCCTGAAATCCGCTCACCTAGGGCGCGCGGCACCTAACACCGAGGTACTGATGGTCCAGGAACGGCGGCAGGTCCGGATCCTGGACTGCATGAAAGGGAAGAGACCGCTCATCCTTAACTTTGGCAGCTGCTCCTGACCGCCATTCATGACGCGTCTGTCGGCGTTTCAGCGCGTCGTGAGCCAGTACGCGGACATTGCAGACTTTTTAGTTGTATATATCGAGGAGGCGCATCCGTCGGACGGCTGGGTGAGCTCTGACGCGCCGTACCAGATCCCGAAGCACCGCTGCTTGGAGGACAGGCTGAGAGCCGCTCAGCTGATGCTCGCTGAGGTGCCGGGGAGCAACGTGGTGGTGGATAATATGGACAACGAGTCCAACGCCGCGTACGGAGCCTACTTTGAGAGACTTTACATCGTGATGGATGAGAGGGTGGTGTACCAGGGGGGCAGGGGGCCGGAGGGATACCGGATTTCAGAGCTCAGAAACTGGCTGGAGCAATACAGGAACGATCGGATGAATTCCCACACAGCGGTGCTCCATGTGTAG